A genomic segment from Triticum dicoccoides isolate Atlit2015 ecotype Zavitan chromosome 1A, WEW_v2.0, whole genome shotgun sequence encodes:
- the LOC119360675 gene encoding uncharacterized protein LOC119360675 isoform X1, with protein sequence MAMEPLPLGFGDAMDTTLFSTLWSFQEELQPQESVEELKQSLLAATMELEVSKEELRRKEQSIAKLADLVRQVAKERDDARDQVQQLLLAAAKQAAPPVHQPAPALGTSSVTDSDCSLVSSPVDPFFDPVTSSDRRRCGGGKLGAASPPPPAKQQQLCGADAVLDMLAAKKPLPPRGRLLQSVMEAGPLLQNLLVAGPLPRWRNPPPVHALDTLPVGGGGVYMNATPLHAANAGAAPGYGPNANSACMKRPIAAMPAMPMAATSCSPSRGFAPKRHRLH encoded by the exons ATGGCAATGGAGCCGCTCCCCCTCGGCTTCGGCGACGCCATGGACACCACCCTCTTCTCCACGCTCTGGTCCTTCCAGGAGGAGCTGCAGCCCCAGGAG AGCGTGGAGGAGCTGAAGCAGAGCTTGCTGGCGGCGACCATGGAGCTGGAGGTGTccaaggaggagctgcggaggaagGAGCAGAGCATCGCCAAGCTCGCCGACCTCGTGCGCCAGGTGGCCAAGGAGCGGGACGACGCGAGGGACCAGGTGCAGCAGCTGCTCCTCGCCGCGGCCAAGCAGGCCGCGCCGCCGGTGCACCAGCCGGCGCCGGCCCTGGGCACGTCGAGCGTCACCGACTCGGACTGCAGCCTCGTGTCGTCCCCCGTCGACCCCTTCTTCGACCCCGTCACCTCCTCCGACCGGCGCCGCTGCGGGGGCGGCAAGCTCGGCGCCGCCAGCCCGCCCCCGCCGGCCAAGCAGCAGCAGCTCTGCGGCGCCGACGCCGTGCTCGACATGCTCGCCGCGAAGAAGCCGCTGCCGCCGAGGGGCCGGCTGCTGCAGTCCGTCATGGAGGCGGGGCCCCTGCTGCAGAACCTGCTCGTGGCCGGGCCGCTCCCGCGCTGGCGCAACCCGCCGCCCGTGCACGCGCTCGACACGCtcccggtcggcggcggcggagtcTACATGAACGCGACGCCACTCCACGCCGCGAACGCCGGCGCGGCTCCCGGCTACGGCCCCAACGCCAACAGCGCCTGCATGAAGCGGCCGATAGCGGCGATGCCCGCCATGCCCATGGCCGCCACCAGCTGCTCGCCGTCGCGGGGCTTCGCCCCCAAGCGGCACCGGCTGCATTGA
- the LOC119360675 gene encoding uncharacterized protein LOC119360675 isoform X2, with product MQTMSVEELKQSLLAATMELEVSKEELRRKEQSIAKLADLVRQVAKERDDARDQVQQLLLAAAKQAAPPVHQPAPALGTSSVTDSDCSLVSSPVDPFFDPVTSSDRRRCGGGKLGAASPPPPAKQQQLCGADAVLDMLAAKKPLPPRGRLLQSVMEAGPLLQNLLVAGPLPRWRNPPPVHALDTLPVGGGGVYMNATPLHAANAGAAPGYGPNANSACMKRPIAAMPAMPMAATSCSPSRGFAPKRHRLH from the exons ATGCAGACCATG AGCGTGGAGGAGCTGAAGCAGAGCTTGCTGGCGGCGACCATGGAGCTGGAGGTGTccaaggaggagctgcggaggaagGAGCAGAGCATCGCCAAGCTCGCCGACCTCGTGCGCCAGGTGGCCAAGGAGCGGGACGACGCGAGGGACCAGGTGCAGCAGCTGCTCCTCGCCGCGGCCAAGCAGGCCGCGCCGCCGGTGCACCAGCCGGCGCCGGCCCTGGGCACGTCGAGCGTCACCGACTCGGACTGCAGCCTCGTGTCGTCCCCCGTCGACCCCTTCTTCGACCCCGTCACCTCCTCCGACCGGCGCCGCTGCGGGGGCGGCAAGCTCGGCGCCGCCAGCCCGCCCCCGCCGGCCAAGCAGCAGCAGCTCTGCGGCGCCGACGCCGTGCTCGACATGCTCGCCGCGAAGAAGCCGCTGCCGCCGAGGGGCCGGCTGCTGCAGTCCGTCATGGAGGCGGGGCCCCTGCTGCAGAACCTGCTCGTGGCCGGGCCGCTCCCGCGCTGGCGCAACCCGCCGCCCGTGCACGCGCTCGACACGCtcccggtcggcggcggcggagtcTACATGAACGCGACGCCACTCCACGCCGCGAACGCCGGCGCGGCTCCCGGCTACGGCCCCAACGCCAACAGCGCCTGCATGAAGCGGCCGATAGCGGCGATGCCCGCCATGCCCATGGCCGCCACCAGCTGCTCGCCGTCGCGGGGCTTCGCCCCCAAGCGGCACCGGCTGCATTGA